One genomic region from Fusobacterium perfoetens encodes:
- a CDS encoding GntR family transcriptional regulator, translated as MRERINISDNIYIKLKEKFMTGELDFGDKIVELDLCEKLEVSRTPLREAIKKLEIEGIVERTPNGRIKITDMDEKKIEEIFQIRIALEDIIYDKIMSKPVDKELIEKLEDNLRLTEFQISCSNWKETKKLFTDYTKILYDYSDLEFTLKILKSYTFILGKLRIKSLGKEERIREAFEEHKSILKFMIENNLEEVKKVNKKHLLNSKKSTIQYFKERIK; from the coding sequence ATGCGTGAGAGAATAAATATAAGCGACAATATTTATATAAAACTTAAAGAAAAATTTATGACTGGTGAGCTTGATTTTGGAGATAAAATAGTAGAATTGGATTTATGTGAAAAATTAGAAGTGAGTCGTACTCCATTGAGAGAAGCTATAAAAAAATTAGAGATTGAAGGAATAGTTGAAAGAACTCCTAATGGAAGAATAAAAATTACTGATATGGATGAGAAAAAAATAGAGGAGATTTTTCAAATAAGAATAGCTTTAGAAGATATTATTTATGATAAAATAATGTCTAAACCAGTTGATAAAGAACTAATAGAAAAATTAGAGGATAATTTAAGATTAACAGAATTTCAAATATCTTGCTCTAATTGGAAAGAAACAAAAAAACTTTTTACAGACTATACAAAAATTTTGTATGATTACTCAGATTTAGAGTTTACTTTGAAAATTTTAAAAAGTTATACATTTATTCTTGGAAAATTAAGAATAAAATCTTTGGGAAAAGAGGAGAGAATAAGAGAGGCATTTGAAGAGCATAAAAGCATTTTAAAATTTATGATAGAAAACAACTTAGAAGAGGTTAAAAAAGTTAATAAAAAACATCTTCTTAATTCTAAAAAGTCAACTATTCAATATTTTAAGGAAAGAATAAAATAA